One stretch of Streptomyces sp. A2-16 DNA includes these proteins:
- a CDS encoding maleylacetate reductase: MNTPLDFSYQALPMRVVMGTGALDRLADEIDHAGLKRVMVLCSPGQRKLAETVAGLLGPRAVDVHPHARMHVPAESAAEAQRRATEVNADGCVAVGGGSAIGLGKIVALRYGLPVIAVPTTYAGSEMTPVWGLTENGVKRTGRDPRVLPVSVLYDPTLTVALPTDVSVTSGMNAIAHAVEALYAPDASPVIDLMAEEGVRTLAAALPDVVADGTDLDARARAQYGAWLCGACLGATTMSLHHKLCHALGGTLDLPHAPTHTVVLPHALAHNQVAAPKAVAALSRALATPADPASYLWDLAGRLGAPRSLRELGMAESDIDRIVQVTLANPYANPREVTAEGLGGLLHAAWAGRPPTSSTPTA; this comes from the coding sequence GTGAACACCCCGCTCGACTTCAGCTACCAGGCGCTCCCGATGCGCGTGGTCATGGGTACCGGCGCCCTCGACCGGCTCGCCGACGAGATCGACCACGCAGGACTCAAGCGGGTCATGGTGCTGTGCTCGCCCGGACAGCGGAAGCTCGCCGAGACCGTCGCCGGCCTCCTCGGCCCCCGCGCCGTGGACGTCCACCCCCACGCGCGGATGCACGTGCCCGCCGAGTCGGCGGCCGAGGCGCAACGACGCGCGACAGAGGTGAACGCGGACGGCTGCGTCGCCGTCGGCGGCGGCTCGGCGATCGGTCTCGGGAAGATCGTCGCCCTCCGGTACGGCCTGCCGGTCATCGCTGTCCCGACGACCTACGCCGGGTCCGAGATGACGCCCGTGTGGGGTCTGACGGAGAACGGCGTCAAGCGCACCGGCCGCGACCCACGCGTCCTGCCGGTCTCCGTGCTGTACGACCCCACGCTCACGGTCGCTCTGCCGACGGACGTCTCGGTGACCAGCGGCATGAACGCGATCGCGCACGCGGTCGAGGCCCTGTACGCCCCGGACGCCTCCCCGGTCATCGACCTGATGGCCGAGGAAGGTGTGCGAACGCTGGCCGCCGCACTCCCGGACGTCGTCGCCGACGGTACAGATCTCGACGCCCGAGCCCGCGCCCAGTACGGCGCCTGGCTGTGCGGCGCCTGCCTCGGGGCCACCACCATGTCCCTGCACCACAAGCTCTGCCACGCCCTCGGCGGCACCCTCGACCTGCCGCACGCCCCCACCCACACCGTGGTCCTCCCGCACGCCCTCGCCCACAACCAGGTCGCGGCACCCAAGGCGGTGGCAGCGCTCAGCCGTGCTCTGGCCACCCCGGCCGACCCGGCCTCGTATCTGTGGGACCTCGCCGGCCGGCTCGGCGCCCCGCGGTCGCTGCGGGAACTCGGCATGGCCGAGAGCGACATCGACCGGATCGTCCAGGTCACGCTGGCCAACCCCTACGCCAACCCCCGAGAGGTGACCGCGGAAGGCCTCGGCGGACTCCTGCACGCCGCCTGGGCCGGGCGGCCCCCGACGAGCAGCACGCCGACCGCATAG
- a CDS encoding LLM class flavin-dependent oxidoreductase, with amino-acid sequence MSTPTITSLALLTPGNFSDDDPYTGLEETLQLFEYGERLGFDGAWIRQRHLEHGVGSAAVFLAAAGQRTERIELGTAVIPIGYESPFRLAEDLALADVLSKGRLQIGFSTGMPHAELLGDLVYDGDWRGFDLSYGRIARLVDNLRGDYLGGPDTVIHSPGNIQRPRLQPHNPGLVQRIWYGGGSLRSVRWAAENGLNLLSGNIVSSEDTDDFTTAQLNLLSEYRSSLGNDRSAARVALGRVIVPFDSADAATRARYRDYAAGRHERTLKPQTLAALGPKRILFAPDVVGTAEQILEQLAADPVLSQVSELRLELPYEFRREEYEQILHDVRHLIAPELGWRPASPSPQEAAVR; translated from the coding sequence ATGAGCACTCCCACCATCACCTCACTGGCTCTGCTCACCCCGGGCAACTTCTCCGACGACGACCCGTACACCGGCCTGGAGGAGACGCTCCAACTCTTCGAGTACGGCGAACGGTTGGGCTTCGACGGCGCCTGGATCCGACAGCGCCACCTCGAACACGGCGTCGGCTCGGCCGCCGTGTTCCTCGCTGCGGCCGGTCAGCGCACCGAGCGCATCGAACTGGGCACGGCGGTCATCCCGATCGGCTACGAGAGCCCCTTTCGCCTCGCCGAGGACCTGGCGCTGGCCGACGTACTGTCCAAAGGGCGCCTCCAGATCGGCTTCAGCACCGGAATGCCGCACGCCGAACTGCTGGGCGACCTCGTGTACGACGGCGACTGGCGCGGCTTCGACCTGTCGTACGGCAGGATCGCCCGCCTCGTCGACAACCTGCGCGGCGACTACCTGGGCGGCCCGGACACAGTGATCCACTCCCCCGGCAACATCCAGCGGCCCCGGCTGCAGCCGCACAATCCCGGTCTGGTGCAGCGGATCTGGTACGGCGGAGGCAGCCTGCGGTCGGTCCGCTGGGCCGCCGAGAACGGTCTCAACCTGTTGTCCGGCAACATCGTCTCCAGCGAGGACACCGACGATTTCACCACCGCCCAGCTGAACCTGCTCTCCGAGTACCGGAGCAGCCTGGGCAACGACCGGTCGGCGGCGCGGGTGGCGCTGGGACGGGTGATCGTGCCGTTCGACAGCGCCGACGCAGCCACCCGGGCCCGCTACCGGGACTACGCGGCCGGTCGGCACGAGCGCACCCTCAAGCCGCAGACCCTGGCGGCACTGGGCCCGAAACGGATCCTGTTCGCCCCGGACGTGGTCGGCACCGCCGAGCAGATCCTCGAACAACTGGCCGCCGACCCCGTGCTCTCACAGGTGTCGGAGCTGCGCCTGGAACTGCCGTACGAGTTCCGCCGGGAGGAGTACGAACAGATCCTGCACGACGTGCGACACCTGATCGCACCGGAGTTGGGCTGGCGTCCCGCCTCCCCGTCGCCGCAGGAGGCAGCGGTCCGATGA
- a CDS encoding ABC transporter ATP-binding protein yields MTDERENGDDVTTPLLEIRGLSVSYRTRAGTVPAVRGVDLDVWPGQVTAVVGESGSGKSTTAHAITRLLSGNGAIDAGTIRFGRHDLATLSEAELRTVRGARIGLVPQDPTVSLNPVKRIGDQVSEVLRIHGLATRRSAAAEAIAVLDRAGLPDAATRAQQYPHELSGGMRQRALIAIAIAAKPELIIADEPTSALDVTVQRVILDHLQRLTEESGTAVLLVTHDLGVAADRAQRLVVMSQGRVVEAGPTHDILANPRDEYTRHLLASAPSLTTARPRTGIPVPKTDSAPLLEVRNLVKEFRLPRTGDGPRTLRAVDDVSFALQRGQTLALVGESGSGKSTTARVVLRLTDTTAGKVLFDGTDVTSARGAQARQLRRRAQLIYQNPYASLDPRFSIAEVITEPLRAFKVGDRASRLARARELLDRVALPTTTLERRPAELSGGQRQRVAIARALALSPDLVVCDEPVSALDVSVQAQVLELLAELQADTGVAYLFISHDLAVVRQIAHQVAVMRAGRIVEAGPPEELFTRPRHEYTSELLAAIPGGRVPSPEPTKS; encoded by the coding sequence ATGACCGACGAACGTGAGAACGGTGACGACGTGACCACACCCCTGCTGGAGATACGCGGCCTGTCGGTGTCGTACCGCACCCGGGCCGGCACGGTCCCGGCCGTCCGCGGCGTCGACCTCGACGTATGGCCGGGGCAGGTGACGGCCGTGGTCGGTGAGTCCGGCTCCGGCAAGAGCACGACCGCGCACGCGATCACCCGGCTCCTGTCGGGCAACGGCGCCATAGACGCGGGCACGATCCGCTTCGGCCGGCACGACCTGGCCACGCTGTCCGAGGCGGAGCTGCGCACCGTGCGCGGAGCGCGGATCGGGCTGGTCCCGCAGGACCCGACGGTGTCGCTCAACCCGGTCAAGCGGATCGGCGACCAGGTCTCCGAGGTGCTGCGCATCCACGGTCTGGCGACCCGCCGCTCGGCCGCCGCCGAAGCGATCGCCGTCCTCGACCGGGCCGGGCTGCCCGACGCGGCCACCCGCGCACAGCAGTACCCGCACGAACTGTCCGGCGGCATGCGGCAACGCGCCCTGATCGCCATCGCCATCGCGGCGAAGCCCGAGCTGATCATCGCCGACGAGCCGACCAGCGCGCTCGACGTCACTGTGCAGCGGGTCATCCTCGACCATCTCCAGCGCCTCACCGAGGAGTCGGGCACCGCGGTGCTGCTCGTGACCCATGACCTCGGAGTGGCCGCCGACCGGGCGCAGCGCCTGGTGGTCATGTCGCAGGGCAGGGTGGTGGAGGCGGGCCCGACACACGACATCCTCGCCAACCCCCGGGACGAGTACACCCGGCATCTGCTGGCCAGCGCCCCTAGCCTGACCACCGCTCGGCCTCGTACAGGCATCCCCGTCCCGAAGACGGACTCCGCCCCGCTGCTCGAAGTGCGCAACCTGGTCAAGGAGTTCAGACTTCCCCGCACCGGCGACGGGCCCCGTACCCTGCGCGCCGTCGACGACGTCAGCTTCGCCCTCCAGCGAGGCCAGACCCTCGCCCTGGTCGGCGAGTCGGGCTCGGGCAAGTCCACCACCGCTCGTGTGGTGCTCCGGCTCACCGACACGACCGCCGGAAAGGTCCTGTTCGACGGCACCGACGTCACCAGCGCGCGTGGCGCCCAGGCCAGGCAGCTGCGCCGCCGCGCCCAGCTCATCTACCAGAACCCGTACGCCTCCCTCGACCCGCGCTTCTCCATAGCCGAGGTGATCACCGAACCGCTCCGGGCCTTCAAGGTCGGCGACCGCGCCTCCCGGCTCGCCCGCGCCCGCGAACTGCTCGACCGGGTGGCGCTGCCCACCACCACGCTGGAACGGCGCCCTGCGGAGCTTTCCGGCGGGCAGCGTCAGCGGGTGGCGATCGCCCGCGCCCTCGCCCTCTCCCCCGACCTGGTGGTGTGCGACGAGCCGGTCTCCGCGCTCGACGTGTCCGTGCAGGCCCAAGTCCTGGAACTGCTGGCCGAGTTGCAGGCCGACACGGGCGTGGCATACCTCTTCATCTCCCACGACCTCGCCGTCGTACGCCAGATCGCGCACCAGGTCGCCGTCATGCGGGCCGGCCGGATCGTCGAGGCGGGCCCGCCGGAAGAGCTGTTCACCCGCCCCCGCCACGAGTACACCAGCGAACTCCTCGCGGCGATCCCGGGCGGGCGCGTCCCCTCCCCCGAGCCCACGAAAAGCTGA
- a CDS encoding ABC transporter permease, with product MSQSLVDDAAEAALGLARPLDPGTESPAGHRADARRTLRFLLRRPGLLLSVAVLVFVVLASFWPGLLTSQDPLKGVPSQNFRGPSGAHWFGTDELGRDVFSRVVHGAQLSLKATLIAVLVAFVVGGLLGVVAGFVGRWVDDVLMRFVDVLLSIPALFLSLALVTALGYGTVKVAVAVGIASVASFARVARAEVLRVRQAVFVEASRASGARWYSVLGRHVLPNAAGPVIVLATLDFGSSILAVSALSFLGYGAPPPAPEWGTLISDGRNYLANAWWLTALPGLAIAATVLSTNRIARALDGEWSRQR from the coding sequence ATGAGCCAGAGCCTTGTCGACGACGCGGCCGAGGCGGCTCTCGGCCTCGCCCGACCGCTCGACCCCGGGACCGAAAGCCCAGCAGGCCACCGCGCCGACGCACGACGGACGCTGCGTTTCCTGCTGCGCCGCCCCGGCCTGCTGCTGTCGGTCGCCGTCCTCGTGTTCGTGGTGCTGGCTTCGTTCTGGCCCGGTCTGCTCACCTCGCAGGATCCGCTGAAGGGCGTGCCGTCGCAGAACTTCCGCGGCCCGAGCGGCGCGCACTGGTTCGGCACGGACGAGCTGGGGCGCGATGTGTTCTCCCGTGTGGTGCACGGCGCCCAGCTCTCCCTCAAAGCCACGCTGATCGCGGTGCTGGTCGCGTTCGTGGTCGGCGGTCTGCTCGGCGTGGTCGCCGGGTTCGTGGGCCGCTGGGTGGACGACGTGCTGATGCGCTTCGTCGACGTACTGCTGTCCATCCCCGCGCTGTTCCTGTCGCTGGCCCTCGTCACCGCGCTCGGGTACGGCACGGTGAAGGTGGCGGTCGCGGTCGGCATCGCCAGTGTCGCGTCCTTCGCCCGGGTGGCACGCGCCGAGGTCCTGCGGGTGCGGCAGGCGGTGTTCGTCGAGGCGTCCCGCGCGAGCGGGGCCCGCTGGTACTCGGTGCTCGGCCGACACGTGCTGCCCAATGCCGCGGGCCCGGTGATCGTCCTGGCGACCCTCGACTTCGGTTCCTCCATCCTGGCCGTGTCGGCACTGAGCTTCCTCGGCTACGGCGCTCCCCCGCCGGCCCCGGAATGGGGCACGTTGATCTCCGACGGCCGCAACTACCTCGCCAATGCCTGGTGGTTGACCGCGCTGCCCGGTCTGGCGATCGCCGCGACCGTGCTGTCCACCAACCGCATCGCCCGGGCGCTGGACGGCGAATGGTCCCGGCAGCGATGA
- a CDS encoding ABC transporter permease — MRRYVIKRLAQAAGVLWAAYTVSFLVLNWLPGDPVTAMAGAGMDSGEVDPARLAALRHEYGFDKPVLVQYADHLGRAVRGDFGDAVSTGRPVTSTLADALPQTLQLTGAAMLLAVFLGGGLAIVATYTSQRWLRQVLLSLPPLGVSVPTFWVGLLLVEALSFRLHWFPAFGSDGPRGLVLPALTLAVPTGAQVAQVLAKSLLTALDQAYVETARAKGAGRWRVHVRHALRNASLPALTVVGLLVGQLIAGSVVVETVFSRDGLGRVTAAAVTAQDIPVVQGVVAFGALIFVTTNLVIDLVYPLLDPRIVVASDRRASFA; from the coding sequence GTGCGCCGCTATGTGATCAAGCGACTGGCGCAGGCGGCCGGGGTGCTGTGGGCGGCGTACACGGTGTCGTTCCTGGTACTGAACTGGCTGCCCGGTGACCCGGTCACCGCGATGGCCGGTGCCGGCATGGATTCGGGTGAGGTCGATCCGGCCCGGCTCGCCGCGCTGCGGCACGAGTACGGCTTCGACAAGCCCGTGCTCGTGCAGTACGCCGACCATCTGGGACGGGCGGTGCGCGGGGACTTCGGCGACGCGGTGTCCACGGGCCGCCCGGTGACCTCCACTCTGGCTGACGCGCTGCCGCAGACGCTGCAACTGACCGGTGCCGCAATGCTGTTGGCGGTGTTTCTCGGCGGCGGTCTCGCGATCGTGGCCACGTACACCTCGCAGCGGTGGCTGCGGCAGGTGTTGCTGTCGCTGCCCCCGCTCGGGGTGTCGGTCCCGACGTTCTGGGTGGGGCTGCTGCTCGTCGAGGCGCTCTCCTTCCGACTGCACTGGTTCCCGGCGTTCGGCAGCGACGGGCCCCGCGGCCTGGTCCTGCCGGCGCTGACGCTGGCTGTCCCGACCGGCGCGCAGGTCGCCCAGGTGCTCGCCAAGAGCCTGCTCACCGCCCTGGACCAGGCCTACGTGGAGACCGCGCGGGCCAAGGGCGCAGGGCGGTGGCGGGTCCATGTGCGGCACGCGCTGCGCAACGCGTCCCTGCCGGCGCTGACGGTCGTCGGCCTGCTGGTGGGACAGCTGATCGCCGGCTCGGTGGTCGTCGAGACGGTGTTCTCGCGTGACGGCCTCGGCCGCGTCACCGCGGCGGCGGTCACCGCTCAGGACATCCCGGTGGTCCAGGGGGTGGTGGCCTTCGGAGCGCTGATCTTCGTGACGACGAACCTGGTCATCGACCTGGTCTATCCACTCCTCGACCCGCGGATCGTGGTGGCCTCGGACAGAAGGGCGAGCTTCGCATGA
- a CDS encoding ABC transporter substrate-binding protein, whose product MRAIPDFRSSRWAALTALTTTGVLLTACGSSSDGSGAGSGAPKSGGTLTFAVGSDSGCVDPQQVGSNESIYSVRQTVDSLTDQDPETGKIVPWLAKSWDVNSDATTFTFHLRSGVTFSDGSELTAQVVKDNFDAVPKLGALGTLAQGYLSGVKSTSVVDPLTVKVTFKQPNAQFLQATSTHTLGIESSASVKKTPQQKCTEGVVGSGPFVLKQYVQNQSITLAKRTGYDWGSSLWSKKGEAYLDKVVFKVVPEAGVRAGSLQSGQVDAISSVGRANEAALKGGQVTLLRRANPGVVFGLGLNNSRPLLKDTKVRQAILAAIDRKQIADTVFPTGTQPATSVLAHTTPDYTDLSTDLSFDSAKAKSLLEGAGWKEGSDGIRVKDGKKLRLTITWFPNAATNQPALELVQQQLKAVGIDVVLQQRQVSEFATTVQSSDFEVVWGNTTRADPDILRTSFSTQLNNSYKLPAGSLDTALSEQAATTETAKRKQLVEEAQKLIVQNAYNVPVVELQTQLAVSKKVHSLDFDSGSRIQLHDTWIG is encoded by the coding sequence GTGAGAGCAATTCCGGATTTCCGATCCTCCCGATGGGCGGCGCTGACCGCCCTGACCACCACCGGTGTGCTGCTGACCGCCTGCGGTTCGAGCAGCGACGGCTCCGGCGCCGGCAGCGGCGCGCCGAAGTCCGGCGGCACCCTGACCTTCGCGGTGGGTTCCGACTCCGGCTGCGTGGATCCGCAGCAGGTCGGCAGCAACGAGAGCATCTACTCGGTACGCCAGACCGTGGACTCCCTGACCGACCAGGACCCCGAGACCGGCAAGATCGTGCCGTGGCTGGCCAAGAGCTGGGACGTCAACTCCGACGCCACCACGTTCACGTTCCACCTGCGCTCGGGTGTCACCTTCAGCGACGGCTCCGAGCTGACCGCGCAGGTGGTCAAGGACAACTTCGACGCGGTGCCGAAGCTCGGCGCCCTCGGAACCCTCGCCCAGGGGTACCTCAGCGGCGTCAAGAGCACCTCCGTCGTGGACCCGCTCACCGTCAAGGTGACCTTCAAGCAGCCCAACGCCCAGTTCCTGCAGGCGACTTCGACCCACACGCTGGGCATCGAGTCGTCGGCGAGCGTGAAGAAGACCCCGCAGCAGAAGTGCACCGAGGGCGTGGTCGGATCCGGGCCGTTCGTGCTGAAGCAGTACGTGCAGAACCAGTCGATCACTCTGGCCAAACGCACCGGCTACGACTGGGGCTCCTCGCTGTGGTCCAAGAAGGGCGAGGCCTATCTCGACAAGGTGGTGTTCAAGGTCGTGCCCGAGGCGGGGGTGAGGGCCGGCAGTCTCCAGTCCGGGCAGGTGGACGCGATCAGCAGCGTCGGCAGGGCCAACGAGGCGGCCCTCAAGGGCGGTCAGGTCACCCTCCTGCGCCGGGCCAACCCCGGTGTGGTGTTCGGCCTGGGGCTGAACAACTCCCGGCCCCTCCTCAAGGACACCAAGGTGCGCCAGGCGATCCTGGCCGCCATCGACCGGAAGCAGATCGCCGACACCGTGTTCCCGACCGGCACCCAGCCGGCGACCAGCGTCCTGGCACACACCACACCCGACTACACCGACCTCTCCACGGACCTCTCCTTCGACTCGGCCAAGGCCAAGTCCCTTCTCGAGGGGGCCGGTTGGAAGGAGGGCAGCGACGGGATCCGCGTCAAGGACGGCAAGAAGCTCCGCCTGACCATCACCTGGTTCCCCAACGCGGCCACCAACCAGCCCGCTCTGGAGCTGGTCCAGCAGCAACTGAAGGCGGTCGGGATCGACGTGGTGCTCCAGCAGCGCCAGGTCAGCGAGTTCGCCACCACGGTCCAGTCGAGTGACTTCGAGGTGGTCTGGGGGAACACCACCCGCGCCGATCCAGACATCCTGCGCACCTCCTTCTCCACCCAGCTGAACAACTCCTACAAGCTTCCGGCCGGTTCGCTGGACACGGCACTGTCCGAGCAGGCCGCGACCACGGAGACCGCGAAGCGCAAGCAGCTGGTGGAAGAGGCGCAGAAGCTCATCGTGCAGAACGCGTACAACGTGCCGGTGGTGGAGCTCCAGACCCAGCTGGCCGTGTCGAAGAAGGTGCACAGCCTCGACTTCGACTCGGGCAGCCGCATCCAGCTGCACGACACCTGGATCGGCTAG
- a CDS encoding DUF1684 domain-containing protein yields MTTEATTTDLQAFTESWLDWHRAQEARLADPHGFLAITGLHWLDDRPQRFPDAPGTWHTGPDGVVVNLADDEELVIDGTPVRGEHRFGVLPERSDIHAVWGDAVIEVAKRGGNDILRPRHPDAPLRTAFAGTPAYAPDPRWAVTGRYIPFEEPRPTTVGAAVEGLEHVYDAPGRVEFELDGRQLSLTAFPGRGAGSLTVLFTDATSGVTTYAANRSLALGPPAADGTVVLDFNRAANLPCAYTDLATCPLPPAENRLPVAIEAGQKIPRERL; encoded by the coding sequence ATGACCACCGAGGCCACCACAACGGACCTCCAGGCCTTCACCGAGAGCTGGCTGGACTGGCACCGCGCCCAGGAGGCCCGGCTCGCCGACCCCCACGGGTTCCTGGCGATCACCGGCCTGCACTGGCTCGACGACCGGCCGCAGCGCTTCCCCGACGCACCGGGCACATGGCACACCGGCCCCGACGGAGTCGTCGTGAACCTCGCCGACGACGAGGAACTGGTCATCGACGGAACGCCGGTCCGGGGTGAACACCGCTTCGGCGTTCTTCCCGAGCGCAGCGACATCCACGCGGTCTGGGGAGACGCCGTCATCGAGGTCGCCAAGCGCGGCGGCAACGACATCCTGCGCCCCCGGCACCCGGACGCGCCGCTCCGCACGGCCTTCGCCGGAACGCCCGCCTACGCCCCCGACCCGCGCTGGGCCGTGACGGGCCGGTACATCCCCTTCGAGGAGCCGCGGCCGACCACCGTGGGTGCCGCGGTCGAGGGCCTTGAGCACGTGTACGACGCTCCGGGCAGGGTGGAGTTCGAGCTGGACGGGCGTCAGCTGTCCCTGACCGCGTTCCCCGGACGCGGTGCGGGCAGTCTGACGGTGCTGTTCACCGATGCGACGTCGGGGGTCACCACCTACGCCGCCAACCGGTCCCTGGCCCTCGGTCCCCCCGCCGCCGACGGCACGGTAGTCCTGGACTTCAACCGCGCCGCGAACCTGCCGTGCGCCTACACCGACCTGGCCACCTGCCCGCTGCCCCCGGCCGAGAACCGGCTGCCGGTGGCGATCGAGGCGGGCCAGAAGATCCCCCGCGAGCGGCTGTGA
- a CDS encoding LLM class F420-dependent oxidoreductase translates to MTVGVALNASEAQNQVDASVQLAQEAAAAGLRSAWFGQTFGADSPQLAAIVGREVPGLQVGTSAIPVFGRHPLLVSSQAQTAQAATHGRYHLGLALGTKLLTETGFGMPFERPIARLREFLTALRQLTETGTADFHGELLTATTPIPARVPGAGNGIPLLVAAMGPQALRVSGELADGILPYLAGPRALAEHIVPAVTAAAEAAGRPAPRIVALVPGVVTDDVDAVRAQATENLAFYEQIPSYARVIELSGGRRAADLAVIGDEKTVETETRRYRDAGATEVVFTGTEIAGETDRRRTWALLGELAG, encoded by the coding sequence ATGACCGTGGGAGTAGCACTCAACGCATCCGAGGCACAGAACCAGGTCGACGCCAGCGTGCAACTGGCCCAGGAAGCCGCGGCCGCCGGGCTGCGGTCGGCCTGGTTCGGCCAGACGTTCGGCGCGGACTCACCCCAGCTCGCAGCGATCGTCGGACGCGAGGTGCCCGGACTGCAGGTGGGCACCTCCGCGATCCCCGTCTTCGGCCGGCATCCGCTGCTGGTCTCCAGCCAGGCCCAGACGGCCCAGGCGGCGACCCACGGCCGTTACCACCTCGGTCTGGCCCTGGGCACGAAACTGCTCACCGAGACGGGCTTCGGCATGCCCTTCGAACGCCCCATCGCCCGCCTGCGTGAATTCCTCACCGCACTAAGGCAGTTGACCGAAACCGGCACGGCCGACTTCCACGGCGAACTGCTCACCGCCACCACCCCGATCCCGGCGCGCGTACCGGGCGCCGGGAACGGAATCCCCCTGCTGGTCGCCGCGATGGGGCCACAGGCACTGCGGGTCAGCGGTGAACTGGCGGACGGGATCCTGCCCTACCTGGCAGGTCCGCGCGCCCTGGCGGAACACATCGTTCCCGCCGTGACCGCAGCGGCCGAGGCCGCCGGCCGTCCCGCACCCCGGATCGTGGCTCTGGTGCCCGGCGTGGTCACCGACGACGTGGACGCGGTCCGGGCGCAGGCCACCGAGAACCTCGCGTTCTACGAACAGATCCCGTCCTACGCCCGGGTCATCGAACTCTCCGGCGGCCGACGGGCCGCCGACCTGGCCGTCATCGGCGACGAGAAGACAGTCGAGACCGAGACACGGAGGTATCGGGACGCCGGCGCCACCGAGGTCGTCTTCACGGGCACCGAGATCGCCGGTGAGACGGATCGCCGACGCACCTGGGCACTCCTCGGCGAACTGGCCGGCTGA